A section of the Telopea speciosissima isolate NSW1024214 ecotype Mountain lineage chromosome 3, Tspe_v1, whole genome shotgun sequence genome encodes:
- the LOC122656323 gene encoding F-box protein FBW2-like — protein sequence MNGESKRVCSDSGSGADTGNDGCGRSGWWEGLSPEILALIFVRIPAEELVQEVQLVCKSWRETIAGPYCWTEIDVEKWCRRCSSTDVTDCLVRRLVRRSRGSVRLLSAYKLGDSGFSYVANYGRCLKVLKIPMSEVTDRIVEKHAESLSKVALLDISYCLKITCKGLAALGLHCKSLVRLRRNMPPPPPPELEFPAAPEPQVDDGEAMVIADSMPGLCELELGYGRFSDRGLDAILTKCQSLTHLDIQGCWSVKLEGNLEEKCGRLTVFKSPWDANFDDLPLSDDGSDAEEDEASEFSPSDSEQSDG from the exons ATGAACGGGGAGAGCAAAAGGGTTTGCTCCGATTCTGGTTCCGGTGCCGACACTGGGAACGACGGTTGTGGAAGATCGGGATGGTGGGAAGGATTGAGCCCTGAGATATTGGCTTTGATTTTTGTTCGAATTCCAGCAGAAGAGTTGGTTCAGGAGGTCCAACTCGTCTGCAAATCATGGCGAGAGACCATCGCTGGTCCTTACTGTTGGACCGAAATTGATGTCGAGAAGTGGTGTCGCCGGTGCAGCAGTACCGATGTCACCGATTGTTTAGTTCGTCGCCTCGTCCGTCGTAGCAGAGGCTCTGTTCGACTTCTCTCAGCTTACAAGCTTGGTGACTCCGGTTTCTCTTACGTCGCTAACTA TGGGAGATGCTTGAAGGTATTGAAGATTCCAATGAGCGAGGTGACCGATAGGATAGTGGAGAAACACGCTGAATCGCTCTCAAAAGTGGCGTTATTGGATATCAGTTACTGTTTGAAGATCACTTGCAAAGGTCTTGCTGCTTTGGGGTTGCACTGCAAGTCTTTGGTTCGTTTGAGGAGAAAcatgccgccaccaccaccaccagaatTGGAGTTTCCTGCAGCACCGGAACCTCAAGTTGACGATGGGGAGGCCATGGTTATTGCCGATTCAATGCCAGGGCTCTGTGAACTTGAGCTTGGATATGGCCGCTTCAGCGACCGTGGTCTCGATGCCATCCTGACCAAATGCCAGTCCCTCACTCACCTCGATATTCAAGGGTGTTGGAGTGTGAAGTTGGAAGGCAATCTTGAGGAGAAGTGTGGTCGTCTCACCGTCTTCAAGAGCCCTTGGGATGCCAATTTTGATGATTTACCATTGTCTGACGATGGTAGTGATGCTGAAGAGGATGAAGCCTCAGAATTCTCACCTTCGGACTCAGAACAGAGTGATGGATAG